Proteins from one Sphingomonas sp. HF-S4 genomic window:
- a CDS encoding SMP-30/gluconolactonase/LRE family protein: protein MTIITRRAALAGMAALPLVPGLARAETLGSITRFDPALDAVVDVNAPIEVIASGYKWSEGPVWVRNGGYLLFSDVPANIAYRWKQGGGAAPFLTPSGLQGPIPPTIREAGSNGLGIDAKGRLIVADSGTRAIVAVDLATKRRTILADRYEGKRFNSCNDVAFGRGGAIYFTDPPYGLTDGDTSPLKELAFNGVYRLEPGGKVRLVDDSLSRPNGIGLCPRKTTLYVAMSDAARPHILAYPLGADGMPRGAPTIFHDFSEPLGRKLPGMPDGLKVDKAGRVFASGPGGIYILSPQGKALGLIAMPKATANCAFGEDGRTLFLTSSDKIARVRLKTPGW, encoded by the coding sequence ATGACCATTATCACGCGCCGCGCAGCGCTCGCCGGCATGGCGGCGCTGCCGCTCGTTCCCGGGCTCGCCCGCGCCGAGACCCTCGGCAGCATCACTCGCTTCGATCCCGCGCTCGATGCGGTGGTCGATGTGAACGCGCCGATCGAAGTGATCGCCTCGGGATACAAATGGAGCGAGGGCCCGGTATGGGTGCGGAACGGCGGCTATCTGCTGTTCTCGGACGTGCCCGCGAACATCGCCTATCGCTGGAAGCAAGGCGGCGGCGCCGCGCCGTTCCTCACGCCCTCGGGGCTGCAGGGGCCGATCCCGCCGACGATCCGCGAGGCCGGATCGAACGGCCTCGGGATCGACGCGAAGGGCCGGCTGATCGTCGCCGATTCGGGCACGCGCGCGATCGTTGCGGTAGACCTCGCCACCAAGCGGCGCACGATCCTCGCCGATCGCTATGAAGGCAAGCGCTTCAACAGCTGCAACGACGTCGCCTTCGGGCGGGGCGGGGCGATCTATTTCACCGATCCGCCTTATGGCCTCACCGACGGCGATACGTCGCCGCTCAAGGAGCTGGCATTCAACGGCGTCTATCGCCTCGAACCCGGTGGCAAGGTCCGGCTGGTCGACGATTCGCTCAGCCGCCCGAACGGCATCGGCCTGTGCCCCAGGAAGACCACGCTGTACGTCGCGATGTCGGACGCGGCGCGGCCGCATATCCTTGCCTATCCGCTGGGTGCCGATGGCATGCCGCGTGGGGCGCCGACGATCTTCCACGATTTCAGCGAGCCGCTCGGCCGGAAGCTGCCGGGGATGCCCGATGGGCTCAAGGTCGACAAGGCGGGCAGGGTGTTCGCCAGCGGCCCGGGCGGAATCTACATCCTCTCGCCGCAGGGCAAGGCGCTGGGGCTGATCGCGATGCCCAAGGCCACCGCCAATTGCGCGTTCGGCGAGGACGGCAGGACGCTGTTCCTCACCTCGAGCGACAAGATCGCCCGCGTCCGCCTCAAGACGCCGGGCTGGTAG
- a CDS encoding Gfo/Idh/MocA family protein, which produces MGNGQSRREMLAGSGAAMLAASLPACGWAQEPPKRKLGYAIVGLGSYATRQIMPRLKECEHAKLVALVSGTPEKLERFGSEYGIPKTHRYSYAEYDRIRDNPDIDIVYVVLPNALHAEYSIRASQAGKHVLCEKPMAVSVAECQAMIAAAKKAGKKLMIGYRSRFQAHNLRAIELVRSGFVGKPRLITSEHGFTISPNQWRLDRPLSGGGSMMDIGIYSLNAARYLAGEEPIEVSAMESTGKADPRFRTVEDRIDWQMRFPSGALAACVSSYSSNHNAYRVTGTEGWVGLEPATAYEGQQMWTRTKGKTEQVTLPVPAKNQFVGQLDHMAECVLTGREPIVAGEEGLRDMRLIEAIYRSAREGRAVKLAKA; this is translated from the coding sequence ATGGGCAACGGACAGAGCCGCCGCGAGATGCTCGCCGGTTCGGGTGCGGCAATGTTGGCGGCGAGCCTGCCGGCGTGCGGCTGGGCGCAGGAGCCGCCGAAGCGGAAGCTCGGCTATGCGATCGTCGGGCTTGGCAGCTATGCCACGCGCCAGATCATGCCGCGGCTCAAGGAGTGCGAGCACGCCAAGCTTGTCGCCCTGGTCAGCGGCACGCCCGAGAAGCTCGAGCGCTTCGGCAGCGAATACGGCATCCCCAAGACGCACCGCTACAGCTACGCCGAATACGACCGCATCCGCGACAATCCCGACATCGACATCGTCTATGTCGTGCTGCCCAATGCGCTCCACGCCGAATATTCGATCCGCGCCAGCCAGGCGGGCAAGCACGTGCTGTGCGAGAAGCCGATGGCGGTCTCGGTCGCCGAATGCCAGGCGATGATCGCCGCGGCGAAGAAGGCCGGCAAGAAGCTGATGATCGGCTATCGCTCGCGCTTCCAGGCGCACAATCTCCGGGCGATCGAGCTCGTGCGCAGCGGCTTCGTCGGCAAGCCGCGGCTGATCACCTCCGAGCACGGCTTTACCATTTCGCCCAACCAGTGGCGGCTCGATCGGCCGCTGTCGGGCGGTGGATCGATGATGGACATCGGCATCTACAGCCTCAACGCCGCGCGCTATTTGGCGGGCGAGGAGCCGATCGAAGTCAGCGCGATGGAATCGACCGGCAAGGCCGACCCGCGCTTCCGCACGGTCGAGGATCGGATCGACTGGCAGATGCGCTTCCCCTCGGGTGCGCTCGCCGCCTGCGTGTCGAGCTACAGCTCGAACCACAATGCCTATCGCGTCACCGGCACCGAAGGCTGGGTGGGGCTCGAACCCGCCACCGCCTATGAAGGCCAGCAGATGTGGACGCGGACCAAGGGCAAGACCGAGCAGGTGACGCTGCCCGTACCGGCCAAGAACCAGTTCGTCGGGCAGCTCGATCACATGGCCGAATGCGTGCTCACCGGGCGCGAGCCGATCGTTGCCGGCGAAGAGGGCCTGCGCGACATGCGGCTGATCGAGGCGATCTATCGCTCGGCGCGCGAGGGCAGGGCCGTGAAGCTCGCCAAGGCATGA
- a CDS encoding ATP-binding protein: protein MRDAGGAARWPLFPRIFVLMLVCVAVVQLLNLGLLIAVQAPTAKVYTVGQIVQTLREGRDSAGELEVARVAKVHSPPWNPRGERIAAALATALGTPAQMVEISFPTPFLQRERIYERGSAPRPAPVSPAVARDVVISGEFSAAWRQPDGQWLRVEPVAGFEPWRWFVLLWLICSAVAVAPFAWAMAHRFSKPIRGFAAAAERLGRDPRAPPLQYEGPSEIAEAAAAFNTMQARLNRYVDDRTTVISAVAHDLRTPLMRLGLRLEEAPDALRQACEGDIRDMQGLVSTALAYVRETNDSPVRRALDLRSLAETVVDDLADRGEAVTLAPGEPVVLNANPAAVKAMVSNLVMNAVKYAGGAEVSLAQIDGDAVLEVRDSGPGIAPADLDHVFEPFFRAERSRNRDTGGIGLGLPSARAVARAHGGDVQLVNRAEGGILATITLPI from the coding sequence ATGAGGGATGCCGGGGGCGCGGCACGCTGGCCGCTGTTCCCGCGCATCTTCGTGCTGATGCTGGTCTGCGTCGCGGTGGTCCAGCTGCTCAACCTCGGGCTGCTGATCGCGGTCCAGGCGCCCACTGCCAAGGTCTATACCGTCGGCCAGATCGTGCAGACGTTGCGCGAGGGCCGGGATTCAGCCGGCGAGCTGGAAGTCGCGCGCGTCGCGAAAGTGCATTCGCCGCCGTGGAACCCGCGCGGCGAACGTATCGCCGCGGCGCTGGCGACCGCGCTCGGCACGCCGGCGCAAATGGTGGAAATCAGCTTCCCCACGCCGTTCCTGCAGCGCGAGCGCATCTATGAGCGGGGCTCGGCGCCGCGGCCGGCGCCGGTCAGTCCAGCGGTCGCACGCGACGTCGTCATCTCGGGCGAATTCTCTGCGGCATGGCGCCAGCCCGACGGCCAATGGCTTCGCGTCGAGCCCGTCGCCGGGTTCGAGCCGTGGCGCTGGTTCGTGCTGCTCTGGCTGATCTGCTCGGCGGTGGCCGTCGCGCCGTTCGCCTGGGCGATGGCGCACCGCTTCTCCAAGCCGATCCGCGGCTTCGCTGCCGCCGCCGAGCGACTCGGCCGCGATCCGCGCGCGCCGCCGCTTCAATATGAAGGGCCGAGCGAGATCGCCGAGGCCGCCGCCGCATTCAACACGATGCAGGCGCGCCTGAATCGATATGTCGACGATCGCACCACCGTGATCAGCGCGGTCGCGCACGACCTGCGTACCCCGCTGATGCGGCTCGGGCTGCGGCTCGAGGAGGCGCCCGATGCGCTGCGCCAGGCGTGCGAGGGGGATATCCGCGACATGCAGGGACTGGTATCGACTGCGCTCGCTTATGTCCGCGAGACCAACGATTCCCCGGTGCGTCGCGCGCTCGATTTGCGCTCGCTCGCCGAGACCGTGGTCGACGACCTGGCCGATCGCGGCGAGGCGGTAACGCTCGCGCCCGGCGAGCCGGTGGTGCTCAATGCCAACCCCGCCGCGGTCAAGGCGATGGTCAGCAACCTGGTGATGAACGCCGTCAAATATGCCGGCGGGGCCGAGGTGTCGCTCGCGCAAATCGACGGCGATGCCGTGCTCGAAGTGCGCGATTCGGGGCCCGGCATCGCGCCCGCCGACCTCGACCATGTCTTCGAACCGTTCTTCCGCGCGGAGCGTTCGCGCAATCGCGATACGGGCGGGATCGGCCTCGGCCTGCCCAGCGCGCGGGCGGTGGCGCGCGCGCACGGCGGCGACGTCCAGCTCGTCAATCGCGCCGAGGGCGGAATTCTCGCGACGATCACCCTGCCGATCTGA
- a CDS encoding response regulator, whose amino-acid sequence MAVLAPIHADSATLLVVDDDNDIRHLLANSLGARGFHVETAADTRDMDEILARTPVDCVILDIMMPGEDGLAACRRIARRDGPEVILLSALGEEQDRILGLEVGASHYLPKPCSPREILATVRAALRKRNAVAAAPAPASEIYAFDGWRIDLGSHELFDPNGVLVGLTDGEFAVLRVFIERPRRVLSREALLQAARGPDTDAYDRAIDVQVSRLRRKLRAGGDDIIRTVRNEGYLFVPRVVRA is encoded by the coding sequence ATGGCCGTACTTGCACCGATCCATGCCGATTCGGCGACGCTGCTCGTCGTCGATGACGACAACGACATCCGCCACCTGCTCGCCAACAGCCTTGGCGCGCGTGGCTTCCATGTCGAGACCGCCGCCGACACGCGCGACATGGACGAGATCCTCGCCCGCACGCCGGTCGACTGCGTCATCCTCGACATCATGATGCCCGGCGAGGACGGCCTTGCCGCATGCCGCCGCATCGCCCGGCGCGACGGTCCCGAGGTGATCCTGCTGAGCGCATTGGGCGAGGAGCAGGATCGCATCCTCGGGCTCGAGGTCGGCGCGAGCCACTACCTTCCCAAGCCGTGCAGCCCGCGCGAGATCCTCGCCACCGTCCGCGCCGCGCTGCGCAAGCGCAATGCCGTCGCCGCGGCGCCCGCCCCGGCGAGCGAGATCTACGCGTTCGACGGCTGGCGGATCGATCTGGGCAGCCACGAGCTGTTCGATCCCAACGGCGTGCTGGTCGGCTTGACCGATGGCGAGTTTGCGGTGCTGCGCGTGTTCATCGAGCGCCCGCGCCGCGTGCTCTCCCGCGAGGCGCTGCTCCAGGCGGCGCGCGGCCCCGATACCGACGCCTATGACCGCGCGATCGACGTACAGGTCAGCCGGCTGCGGCGGAAGCTGCGCGCGGGCGGCGACGACATCATCCGCACCGTGCGCAACGAAGGCTATCTGTTCGTGCCGCGAGTCGTTCGCGCATGA
- a CDS encoding FKBP-type peptidyl-prolyl cis-trans isomerase — translation MYLIGLGAAGLLAATAAVALQNGGQEGPSQDAAWHNKQMLALAQLKSSDGWQSLPGGLRWRRIKGNGQGKHPTVQDVVKIHYAGTLIDGTPFDSSYDRGEPATFPLGALIPAWQMAVPMMGVGDTIEIASPSDLAYGPVGKGPIPGGATLLFKIELLGIGEE, via the coding sequence ATGTATCTGATCGGCCTGGGTGCGGCCGGCTTGCTCGCCGCCACCGCGGCGGTCGCCTTGCAGAATGGCGGCCAAGAGGGCCCGTCACAGGACGCGGCGTGGCACAACAAGCAGATGCTCGCGCTGGCGCAACTGAAGTCGAGCGACGGCTGGCAGTCGCTGCCCGGCGGGCTGCGCTGGCGGCGGATCAAGGGTAACGGGCAGGGCAAGCACCCGACCGTCCAGGACGTCGTGAAGATCCATTATGCCGGAACGCTGATCGACGGCACCCCGTTCGACAGCTCGTACGATCGCGGCGAGCCGGCGACCTTCCCGCTCGGCGCGCTGATCCCGGCCTGGCAGATGGCGGTGCCGATGATGGGCGTGGGCGACACGATCGAGATCGCCTCGCCCTCGGACCTCGCCTACGGCCCGGTCGGCAAGGGGCCGATTCCCGGCGGCGCGACGCTGCTGTTCAAGATCGAGCTGCTGGGTATCGGCGAGGAATAA
- the mtnP gene encoding S-methyl-5'-thioadenosine phosphorylase: MSGWTIGIIGGSGLYDVEGIEGGQWVETASPWGQPSDACFVGQVGHVKVVFLPRHGRGHRISPSELNAQANIDVLKRLGVTDVLAVSSVGSLVEDRPPGSFTIADQFIDRTKGRPSSFFGSGMVAHVSMADPVCPRLSGLVAEAARAAGADTHVGGTYLAMEGPQFSTRAESHLHRSWGCHLIGMTAMPEAKLAREAELPYALVGMVTDYDCWREGEAAVDVAQVIAQLSSNAAKARAMVMHLLRGLPEARPASPIDTCLDAALITAPSARDPALLARLDAVAGRVLGASVRPA, from the coding sequence ATGAGCGGCTGGACGATCGGGATCATCGGGGGGTCGGGGCTCTACGACGTCGAAGGGATCGAAGGCGGGCAATGGGTCGAGACGGCGAGCCCCTGGGGGCAGCCCTCGGACGCGTGCTTCGTCGGGCAGGTCGGGCATGTGAAAGTGGTGTTCCTGCCGCGGCACGGGCGCGGGCACCGGATCAGCCCGTCCGAGCTCAATGCGCAGGCGAATATCGACGTGCTCAAGCGGCTGGGGGTGACCGACGTGCTCGCGGTATCGTCGGTCGGCAGCCTGGTCGAGGACCGGCCGCCGGGGAGCTTCACGATCGCCGACCAGTTCATCGATCGGACCAAAGGGCGACCTTCGAGCTTCTTCGGGAGCGGGATGGTGGCGCATGTCTCGATGGCGGACCCCGTATGCCCGCGGCTGTCGGGACTGGTCGCCGAGGCGGCACGCGCGGCGGGGGCCGACACGCATGTCGGCGGCACCTATCTGGCGATGGAGGGGCCGCAATTCTCGACGCGCGCCGAGAGCCATCTCCACCGGAGCTGGGGGTGCCACCTGATCGGGATGACGGCGATGCCCGAGGCCAAGCTCGCCCGCGAGGCCGAACTTCCCTATGCGCTGGTCGGGATGGTCACCGACTATGATTGCTGGCGCGAGGGCGAGGCGGCGGTCGACGTCGCGCAGGTCATCGCCCAGCTTTCGAGCAATGCGGCCAAGGCGCGGGCGATGGTGATGCACTTGCTGCGCGGCCTGCCCGAGGCGCGGCCGGCGTCGCCGATCGACACGTGTCTCGATGCGGCGCTGATCACCGCGCCGTCGGCGCGCGATCCCGCGCTGCTGGCCAGGCTCGACGCCGTGGCGGGGCGGGTGCTGGGGGCCTCTGTTCGACCGGCCTAG
- a CDS encoding amino acid permease, giving the protein MASLFRLKAIVAEADRPEGHRLARTLSWPHLVALGVGAIVGTGILTLIGVGADRAGPAVILSFVVAGAICACAALAYAEMATMIPASGSAYTYSYVVLGEVIAWVVGWSLLAEYTLVVGTVAVGWSGYATPFLLAMGVPEALTHGPQMAGWQVAEWGVNVPALFVVWLVAGLLILGTRESATLNALLVVIKLIALAVFVAVALPYFDAANLEPFAPFGFAKQMSPDGVERGVMAAAAIIFFAFYGFDAISTAAEEAKNPARDLSIGIVGSMVACVVIYMVVAIAAVGALSYTRFADSPEPLALILRGLGQPGAATFLAASAIVALPTVILAFLFGQSRIFFVMARDRMLPESLATVSRRGSPVRITIFTACVVSFFAAFFPIDEIAALANAGTLTAFAAVGICMLVMRRRAPDAVRPFRTPAAWLVGLGAAFGCLYLFISLPHQTQLLFGAWNLIGLLLYFGWARRNVDKAG; this is encoded by the coding sequence ATGGCCAGCCTGTTTCGCCTGAAGGCGATCGTTGCGGAGGCGGACCGGCCTGAGGGGCACCGGCTCGCGCGGACCTTGTCTTGGCCGCATCTGGTCGCGCTTGGCGTGGGCGCGATCGTCGGCACCGGCATCCTGACGCTGATCGGGGTCGGCGCCGACCGGGCCGGGCCCGCGGTGATCCTGTCGTTCGTCGTCGCCGGGGCGATCTGCGCATGCGCGGCGCTGGCCTATGCCGAGATGGCGACGATGATCCCGGCTTCGGGCAGCGCCTATACGTACAGCTATGTCGTGCTTGGCGAAGTGATCGCCTGGGTGGTCGGGTGGAGCCTGCTTGCCGAATATACGCTCGTGGTCGGGACGGTGGCGGTGGGCTGGTCGGGCTATGCGACGCCGTTCCTGCTCGCGATGGGGGTGCCCGAGGCGCTTACCCACGGGCCGCAAATGGCAGGATGGCAGGTCGCGGAATGGGGCGTCAACGTGCCGGCGCTGTTCGTGGTGTGGCTGGTCGCGGGGCTGCTGATCCTCGGCACGCGCGAGAGCGCGACGCTCAATGCGCTGCTGGTGGTGATCAAGCTGATCGCGCTCGCGGTGTTCGTCGCGGTGGCGCTGCCCTATTTCGACGCCGCCAATCTCGAGCCGTTCGCGCCGTTCGGCTTCGCCAAGCAGATGTCGCCCGACGGAGTCGAGCGCGGGGTGATGGCGGCGGCGGCGATCATCTTCTTCGCCTTCTACGGCTTCGATGCGATCTCGACCGCGGCGGAGGAGGCCAAGAACCCGGCGCGCGACCTTTCGATCGGGATCGTCGGATCGATGGTGGCGTGCGTGGTGATCTACATGGTGGTGGCGATCGCCGCGGTGGGGGCGCTGAGCTATACGCGCTTCGCCGACAGCCCCGAGCCGCTGGCGCTGATTCTCCGGGGGCTCGGCCAGCCCGGGGCGGCGACCTTCCTCGCGGCGAGCGCGATCGTGGCGCTGCCGACGGTGATCCTCGCCTTCCTGTTCGGGCAGAGCCGGATCTTCTTCGTGATGGCGCGCGACCGCATGCTTCCGGAGAGCCTGGCGACGGTGTCGCGGCGCGGATCGCCGGTGCGGATCACGATCTTCACCGCGTGCGTGGTGAGCTTCTTCGCCGCCTTCTTCCCGATCGACGAGATCGCCGCGCTCGCCAATGCGGGGACGCTGACGGCGTTTGCGGCGGTGGGGATCTGCATGCTGGTGATGCGGCGCCGCGCGCCGGATGCGGTGCGGCCATTCCGCACGCCGGCGGCATGGCTGGTCGGGCTCGGCGCGGCGTTCGGCTGTCTCTATCTTTTCATCAGCCTGCCGCATCAGACCCAGCTGTTGTTCGGGGCATGGAACCTGATCGGGCTGCTGCTCTACTTCGGCTGGGCGCGGCGCAACGTGGACAAGGCAGGATGA
- a CDS encoding rhodanese-like domain-containing protein: MLPALALLFALPEDVPNPQIDYAGFATLTTDVRSHRASRLLALPAFKAKAAEKNALILDARSADKFAAGHIAGAVNLPLTDFTAEALAAVLGPNRNRPILIYCNNNFANHRMPVPLKNPALALNIQTFINLVGYGYANVWELRDVVDFNDPAVGWVKAAT, from the coding sequence ATGCTCCCCGCCCTCGCGCTGCTGTTCGCGCTTCCCGAAGACGTGCCCAACCCGCAGATCGACTATGCCGGCTTCGCCACGCTCACCACCGATGTCCGATCACACCGCGCCAGCCGCCTGCTCGCCCTTCCCGCGTTCAAGGCCAAGGCGGCCGAGAAGAACGCGCTGATCCTCGACGCGCGCTCCGCCGACAAGTTCGCCGCCGGCCATATCGCCGGCGCGGTCAACCTGCCGCTCACCGATTTCACCGCGGAGGCGCTGGCCGCGGTCCTCGGCCCGAACCGCAACCGCCCGATCCTGATCTACTGCAACAACAATTTCGCGAACCACCGCATGCCAGTCCCGCTCAAGAATCCGGCGCTCGCGCTCAACATCCAGACCTTCATCAACCTGGTCGGCTATGGCTATGCCAATGTCTGGGAGCTGCGCGACGTCGTCGATTTCAACGATCCGGCGGTGGGCTGGGTGAAAGCGGCAACCTAA
- a CDS encoding GAF domain-containing protein has product MLSFIKPSYPVDEAERQAAVDRYGVAARQSRAADALVAEAAQLFDAKFGIATVIDREKMIVNARYRSDIQEIDRAISFCGHAILNPHNVMVIFNASIDRRFAGNPLVRGSPHIAFYVGAPLVAPCGAVLGALCAIDSLPRAQLLPGARAELQRLAGRVTEKLLG; this is encoded by the coding sequence GTGTTGTCCTTCATCAAGCCGAGCTATCCCGTCGACGAGGCCGAGCGCCAGGCCGCGGTCGATCGCTATGGCGTCGCGGCGAGGCAGTCGCGTGCCGCGGACGCGCTGGTCGCCGAGGCGGCGCAATTGTTCGACGCCAAGTTCGGTATCGCGACGGTGATCGATCGCGAAAAGATGATCGTCAACGCTCGCTACCGCAGCGACATCCAGGAGATCGACCGCGCGATCTCGTTCTGCGGGCATGCGATCCTCAACCCGCACAATGTGATGGTGATCTTCAACGCGAGCATCGATCGCCGCTTTGCCGGCAATCCGCTGGTGCGCGGCAGCCCGCACATCGCCTTTTACGTGGGCGCGCCGCTGGTGGCGCCGTGCGGGGCGGTGCTCGGCGCGCTGTGCGCGATCGACAGCCTGCCGCGCGCGCAGCTGCTGCCCGGCGCGCGGGCAGAGCTGCAGCGGCTTGCCGGGCGGGTGACCGAGAAATTGCTGGGTTAA
- a CDS encoding OmpP1/FadL family transporter, whose protein sequence is MMSHLKLSLVAATALAGSFGFAASANAQAFYLQEQSARAAGRAFSGEVADTGAASLWWNPASIAGTTQGEAVVNASLIVPRGEVADTGTLIRRPGQAFAPVGGDAVTRNPIDKGVLPSGAVSIPLGDRVAIGVAVTSPYSFTTDYPETSWARYSALKTRLRTIDIQPSVAVAVTDWLRVGAGLNVEYTDASLANALPNLSPALADGRQELKGDGWDFGWTAGFQMHSDDVTVGVSYKSAIEHTLTGDLEISGLAGPLAAQNASLSGVEARFYTPAQVIVGARFRLSDRFTLNGQGVHYGWKKFDAIRLGAPINAAIPENYRDSWSIAGGFDYAASSKLVVRAGVQRTQTPTRDTERDARVPDSDRWNYGVGASYALTSGFTLDAGANYVTFSDAPIDRVTAAYPGTAAQTPILTSGELRDASALVFSLGGRLRF, encoded by the coding sequence ATGATGTCGCATCTCAAGCTTTCGCTCGTCGCCGCCACTGCGCTGGCGGGCTCGTTCGGTTTCGCCGCTTCGGCAAACGCCCAGGCATTCTATCTGCAAGAGCAGTCGGCACGCGCCGCGGGGCGAGCCTTTTCGGGCGAGGTCGCCGATACCGGGGCGGCGTCGCTGTGGTGGAACCCGGCGTCGATCGCGGGGACGACGCAGGGCGAGGCGGTGGTCAATGCCTCGCTGATCGTGCCGCGGGGCGAGGTCGCCGATACCGGCACGCTGATCCGTCGTCCCGGCCAGGCCTTCGCGCCGGTGGGCGGCGACGCAGTGACGCGCAACCCGATCGACAAGGGCGTGCTGCCTTCGGGCGCGGTGTCGATCCCGCTGGGCGACCGTGTCGCGATCGGCGTCGCGGTGACCTCGCCGTACAGCTTCACCACTGATTATCCCGAGACGAGCTGGGCGCGGTACAGCGCGCTCAAGACGCGGCTGCGCACGATCGACATCCAGCCGAGCGTCGCGGTGGCGGTGACCGACTGGCTGCGCGTCGGCGCGGGGCTCAACGTCGAATATACCGACGCCAGCCTGGCCAATGCGCTGCCCAACCTCTCGCCCGCGCTCGCCGACGGCCGGCAGGAATTGAAGGGCGATGGCTGGGACTTCGGCTGGACTGCGGGCTTCCAGATGCACAGCGACGACGTGACCGTCGGCGTCAGCTACAAGTCGGCGATCGAGCATACGCTGACCGGCGACCTCGAGATCAGCGGGCTCGCCGGCCCGCTCGCGGCGCAGAACGCGTCGCTCTCGGGCGTCGAGGCGCGCTTCTACACGCCGGCGCAGGTGATCGTCGGCGCGCGCTTCCGGCTGAGCGACCGCTTCACGCTCAATGGCCAGGGCGTGCATTATGGCTGGAAAAAGTTCGACGCGATCCGGCTCGGTGCGCCGATCAACGCCGCGATCCCGGAAAATTATCGCGACAGCTGGAGCATCGCGGGCGGGTTCGACTATGCCGCCTCGTCCAAGCTCGTTGTGCGCGCGGGCGTCCAGCGCACGCAGACGCCGACGCGCGATACCGAGCGCGACGCGCGCGTCCCGGACTCCGATCGCTGGAATTACGGCGTCGGTGCGTCCTATGCGCTGACCTCGGGCTTCACGCTCGACGCGGGTGCCAATTACGTGACCTTCTCGGATGCGCCGATCGACCGGGTGACCGCGGCCTATCCGGGCACCGCGGCGCAAACGCCGATCCTGACCTCGGGCGAGCTGCGCGACGCGAGCGCTTTGGTCTTCTCGCTCGGCGGGCGGCTGCGCTTCTGA
- a CDS encoding DUF2147 domain-containing protein produces the protein MLLALIGLIAAAPPQTADAAVGRWQTQTRGGIVEIQRCGASICGRILTSEKLRTDPNFKDVNNSNAALRGRPLRNLQILSGFTQSGNGWTGGKIYNADDGKTYGADVTPAGANQLKVRGCVFKPFCKTQTWTRLR, from the coding sequence ATGCTGCTTGCCCTGATTGGACTGATCGCGGCCGCGCCGCCGCAGACTGCTGATGCCGCTGTCGGGCGATGGCAGACGCAGACGCGCGGCGGGATCGTCGAGATCCAGCGCTGCGGGGCTTCGATCTGCGGGCGGATCCTGACTTCGGAGAAGCTGCGGACCGATCCCAATTTCAAGGACGTCAACAACAGCAACGCCGCGCTGCGCGGCCGGCCGCTGCGCAACCTCCAGATCCTGAGCGGCTTCACCCAGAGCGGCAATGGCTGGACCGGCGGCAAGATCTACAATGCCGATGACGGCAAGACCTATGGCGCCGACGTGACGCCGGCCGGCGCCAACCAGCTCAAGGTGCGCGGCTGCGTGTTCAAGCCGTTCTGCAAGACCCAGACCTGGACCCGGCTGCGCTAA